Proteins found in one Choloepus didactylus isolate mChoDid1 chromosome 3, mChoDid1.pri, whole genome shotgun sequence genomic segment:
- the C3H8orf48 gene encoding uncharacterized protein C8orf48 homolog has translation MDVSAMTNLSDETFKSVTDQVESSSSFSFSGRQQPWPYAPGNKLESEKQTTSLKHQDRQSELSDFKNNENKLSRKWIDCLKSKETNSRQYQLNTKVQAEIIQVSDEEMNALQSFCNIKINLIHHRVNSKKTKSSRHKKLQLQSNAEDSEIDALDCTVPDELLNRIYLKNMRTAPKQVAAAKQHISSQCPNCNRKRAELAQSAFLRQKRTILESFLLQEKIDEHLHTKDFLTYIGEAHKGLPRLSDDPRLIWKRLIEKSQVRYSGFEKSDAEQKMQLDGNNACHSPFFLGNFSDPFN, from the coding sequence ATGGACGTCAGTGCTATGACAAACTTATCTGATGAGACCTTCAAGTCCGTTACTGATCAGGTAGAGAGTTCCAGTTCATTCAGCTTCTCTGGGCGACAGCAGCCCTGGCCCTATGCTCCAGGGAACAAACTTGAGAGTGAAAAGCAGACTACAAGCTTGAAACATCAAGACAGACAATCTGAGCTTTCAGacttcaaaaataatgaaaacaagttGAGTAGAAAATGGATCGACTGCCTCAAAAGCAAGGAAACTAACTCCAGACAGTACCAATTGAACACTAAAGTTCAAGCAGAAATCATCCAGGtatcagatgaagaaatgaatgctCTGCAGTCTTTTTGCAACATTAAGATAAACCTGATCCATCATAGGGTGAACTCTAAGAAGACAAAGAGCAGCAGACATAAAAAGCTGCAGCTTCAGTCGAATGCAGAGGATTCAGAGATAGATGCATTGGATTGTACTGTTCCTGATGAGCTTTTAAACAGAATCTATTTAAAAAACATGAGGACAGCACCAAAGCAGGTGGCAGCAGCTAAGCAACACATTTCTTCTCAGTGTCCCAATTGCAACAGGAAAAGAGCTGAACTAGCCCAATCTGCCTTCCTGAGACAAAAGAGGACTATATTGGAGTCATTTCTCCTCCAAGAGAAAATAGATGAACACCTTCATACCAAAGATTTTCTCACTTATATTGGAGAAGCACACAAGGGCCTCCCCAGGCTTTCAGATGACCCCAGACTAATCTGGAAAAGACTGATTGAGAAAAGTCAGGTTAGATACTCTGGTTTTGAAAAGTCCGATGCAGAGCAGAAGATGCAGCTGGATGGAAATAATGCTTGTCATTCACCTTTTTTTCTCGGCAACTTCTCAGACCCCTTTAACTGA